The sequence CACCGGGGGTGAGGGCAGTAGCAGCGGCGTCCAGGTTCTCCCAGGGCGCCAGCATGTCCAGCACGATCCGGTCCACCGTCCCGGGCTGGCGCAGGTGCGTGATCACCTCGGCGAAGTCACCCACCTGCAGCTCCCAGGCGGGGTGCTGGCCACCGAAGAAGTCGGTGACGTTGCCCCGGGCGATCTCGGCGAAGTCCTCCCGCCGCTCGATGGACAGCAGGTTTCCGCCTTCACCCACGGCGCGAAGCAGGGACAGGGTCAGCGCACCGGACCCGACCCCGGCCTCCACCACCCGTGCGCCGGGATAGATGTCAGCCATGGTGACGATCTGGGCAGCGTCCTTGGGATAGATCACCGCGGCGCCGCGCGGCATGGACAGCACATAGTCGGAGAGCAGCGGCCGGAGGGCGAGGTATTCGATCCCGGCGGTGGTGGCCACCACAGTGCCCTCGGGGGCCCCGATCAGTTCGTCGTGGCCGAAGGAACCGCGGTGGGTGTGGAACACCTTCCCGGGCTGCAACGTGAGCGTGGTCAGCCGCCCCTTGGGGTCGGTGAGCTGGACCTTGTCACCGGGCCGCAACGGGCCGCGACGCATCGCGGCACCAATCGCTCCGGCAGCGGTTTCAGTTCCGGCCGACTCGATCGAGCCGGAAGCTCTCCCGTCTCGGTCATCGCTGAAAACCGTCGGTCCGGAAGTGGTCTCGGGTCCGTCGTTATCGTGGGTGGTCACGACCGGGCAGTGTACGTGCCCGCGAGCGCCGACACCCACGCCCGCACGTCCTCAGCCGCGCCCGGTACCACCGAGATGGCGCACCACCTCGGCCACCGGCACCACGCCGAGCGGACCCTGTGCCGGGTCCACCAGCACCACCACAGAGGCGCCGGCCTGCGCCGCCCGTGCCACCCGGGCCACCGCCGCGGGGCCCTGGAACACGGTGACCACCGCCACCGGTGGCAGCGCAGTGGCCACCGCGGTCACCGTGGTGCTCGCCCGAGCAGCTGGTGGCACCGCGCGCCACGCCTCGGCGGAGACGAGCGCCACCGGTCGTGACTGGGCGGTCACCACCACCGTTGTGGCGCCGCCCGCGGCCGCAGTGTCCAGATCGGCCACTGTGGCTGAGGCGTCCACGCCGATCACCGGTGACGCCATCGCGAGCAGGTCCAGCCCACGCGCCCCCATCTGCGCCTTGGCGTGGCGGACCGAGGCGTGGGCACCGTTCCAGAGCACCGCCCCCACCACGACCGCCCAGATCGCGGTGGTGAGCGAGGGACGGTGCCCGGCCAGCAGCGGCTGCCCGAGGCTGACCACCACCACGGTGATCGCGAGTACCTGACCGGCCCGCCCGGCCACCAGCATGCCGCGCAACCGGTCCTTTCCCGCGGCCCAGATCGCCGCTTCGAGGAGCTTGCCGCCGTCCATCGGCAACGCCGGCAGCAGGTTGAACACGGCCACGAAGGCATTCGTGTAGGTGAAGGCGAGCACGGCGAGCGCCGGCAATCCGTCGGTCACCATCCCGGCGGCCCACCCGATCCCAGCGAGCAGCACGTTGGCCGCTGGACCGGCCACGGACACGATCGCCGAGTCCGCCGGTGTACGCAGGCCACTGCCGAACGAGGTGTGTCCGCCCCAGAG is a genomic window of Ruania zhangjianzhongii containing:
- a CDS encoding tRNA (adenine-N1)-methyltransferase, which produces MRRGPLRPGDKVQLTDPKGRLTTLTLQPGKVFHTHRGSFGHDELIGAPEGTVVATTAGIEYLALRPLLSDYVLSMPRGAAVIYPKDAAQIVTMADIYPGARVVEAGVGSGALTLSLLRAVGEGGNLLSIERREDFAEIARGNVTDFFGGQHPAWELQVGDFAEVITHLRQPGTVDRIVLDMLAPWENLDAAATALTPGGVLVAYVATATQLSRFTEDAKADGRFTEPQAWESMIRGWHLEGLAVRPEHRMIAHTGFLVTTRRMAPETKAPLRRRRPAPGAYAEEAPEFGEADLAADLGERTVSDKKLRKLRRSFEANRALREGSHSGPDDADAQG
- a CDS encoding site-2 protease family protein; translated protein: MTSSRPAEPARTRGWRIGTLAGAPVVVTAGWLLISVVLVAVIGPWLQRNLRLGIEAYLWALTVPALLFVSVLAHELAHGLAARARGIRAREYVITLWGGHTSFGSGLRTPADSAIVSVAGPAANVLLAGIGWAAGMVTDGLPALAVLAFTYTNAFVAVFNLLPALPMDGGKLLEAAIWAAGKDRLRGMLVAGRAGQVLAITVVVVSLGQPLLAGHRPSLTTAIWAVVVGAVLWNGAHASVRHAKAQMGARGLDLLAMASPVIGVDASATVADLDTAAAGGATTVVVTAQSRPVALVSAEAWRAVPPAARASTTVTAVATALPPVAVVTVFQGPAAVARVARAAQAGASVVVLVDPAQGPLGVVPVAEVVRHLGGTGRG